In one window of Nicotiana tabacum cultivar K326 chromosome 12, ASM71507v2, whole genome shotgun sequence DNA:
- the LOC142167319 gene encoding uncharacterized protein LOC142167319, with the protein MNGAVEAANKNIKRILRKIVDTHRQWYEKLSFALLGYRTTTRTSSGATPYMFVYGTKVVIPAQVEIPSLRVILEAKLDDAEWIRVRQEKIILIDEKIIDVVCHGQLYQNRMASAFNKRVKARQFITTQLVLKKLFPHQEEAKGKFTPNWRGTNIATWNSFKVPKQATSL; encoded by the exons atgaatggagcagttgaagcagccaacaaaaacatcaaaaggaTTCTGCGAAAGATAGTGGACACTCATAGGCAATGGTACGAGAAGTTATCCTTcgccttattgggttatcggacTACCACAAGAACCTCCTCTGGGGCAACTCCATACATGTTTGTATATGGCACCAAAGTTGTGATACCCGCACAGGTCGAGATACCATCTTTAAGAGTCATTCTAGAAGCCAAGTtagatgatgcagaatggatacgaGTCAGGCAGGAGAAAATCATTCTCATTGATGAGAAAATAATAGATGTGgtatgccatggtcagctatatcaAAATAGGATGGCCAGTGCATTTAACAAAAGGGTGAAGGCTCGGCAGTTCATAACAACGCAATTGGTTCTGAAGAAACTATTCCCTcatcaagaagaagccaaaggaaagttcacACCGAATTGGCGAG GAACAAATATTGCCACGTGGAACTCCTTCAAAGTACCAAAACAAGCTACATCACTATGA